The Akkermansia sp. N21116 genome includes a region encoding these proteins:
- the rpsO gene encoding 30S ribosomal protein S15, with protein sequence MSEEINLQDYKMHETDTGSCSYQVASLTKRIKHLTEHLGQNKHDASSRRGLLAMVARRRKLLDYLKRESVEQYTTLIQRLGLRR encoded by the coding sequence ATGAGCGAAGAAATCAATTTGCAGGACTACAAGATGCACGAAACTGACACCGGCAGCTGCAGCTACCAGGTGGCCAGTCTCACCAAGCGCATCAAGCACCTGACGGAACACCTTGGTCAAAACAAGCACGATGCTTCATCTCGTCGTGGTCTGCTTGCCATGGTTGCCCGCCGCCGCAAGCTGCTTGACTATCTCAAGCGCGAAAGTGTTGAACAGTACACTACTCTGATTCAGCGTCTTGGCCTCCGCCGCTAA